The following DNA comes from Candidatus Margulisiibacteriota bacterium.
GTCTCTTGCCACCTTGAATACGCTCTTTAGATACGCAGAACCATCTCCATTGGAAGGGGTTCCCACTGTAATAAGGATAAAATCTCCTCTTAATATCCCTTCTTTGATTTCACAGGTGAAGTGTAACCTTTTTTGTGTAAAATTTCGTATAAAAATTTCTTCTAATCCTGGTTCATAAACAGGAAGAATACCCTTATTAAGCATCTTAATTCTTTTCGAATCTATGTCAACACAGCATACATCGTGGCCGTTTTCAGCTAGACAAGTACCAGTAACAAGTCCTACATAACCGGTTCCTATGACAGAAACTTTCATAATGTTTTGTGCTCCTTTAAGAATAAATATTTTTAAGAAATCTTTTTTGCAGACTGTATATGGAACTCGTAAGCATATAAAAAGAAGAATAAAAGATATTACATTTTTCCAAGTGATGGTAAAGGTACCATTGATAACCTAAAAGATTGAATTTTTTATGGGAGATAGAGTCCCTACTTCCGGTTCTGTAAAGAGCCAATGGAACATCTAATCCTTGTGCAACATGCCCTTGATTTAATATCTTCAGCCAAAGAGCATAATCTTGTCGTTTTCGGATCGTGGGCATATATTGTTTTCCTATAAGAAAAGCGTCGTACACAGCAGTTAAGCACCCAATATGGTTATACTTCAACAATTGCTTATAATTTGTATAGGGGCGCGCGTGAACTACACTAAGAATGTTGTTGTTTCTGAAAATTTTATAAGATGTATAACTTAAAACCGCTCTTGTATCTTTCATAAAGCTTATTTGTTTTTTTAGCTTATCGGGTAACCAAATATCATCACTATCTAAAAAAGCTATATAGCGCCCATTTGCTTTTTCAATGGCTCTATTTCTAGAAAAAGCAGCACCGAGATTTGTATTATTCCTTAACAATTTTATTCTGTCATCTTGTTTGCTTTTCTCAGAAACTAATGAATAAGAAGAATCTGTAGAGTTGTCGTCTATGATTATAAGCTCCCATTGGGGGTATGTTTGTTCGAGGACAGAATCTATAGATTGAGAGATTGTTTGCTCCGAATTATAACAAGGCATAATAATAGAAACTAAATCCATATGACTACCGAGCTCCTCTCATTCCAAGCATGGTTTCTATCGTGCGAAGCACAATTTGTAAATCTAGAAGTAAGCTTTGATTTTTTAAATAATAAAGGTCATATTCTAGTTTCTTTTTTGTTTCCTCAATAGATGCTGAGTATGAATAATTAACTTGAGCCCAACCTGTAATGCCAGGGCGTATTCGATGTCTGTAATTATAAAAAGGAATTACTTTAATAAAATCCTTAACGAATTCTGGTTGTTCAGGACGTGGACCAATAAGTGACATTTTCCCAATTAATACATCCCATAGTTGAGGTAATTCATCAAGACGAGTTTTGCGCAAAATTTGGCCAAGAGTAGTAATGCGTTCTTGATCTTGATCTGCAAAGGTCGCACGATTACTTTTTTTAGCAGTCATCGTTCTGAATTTATGAATGGTGAAAGGCTCTCCATAAAGACCGATTCTTTGTTGCGTAAAGATGATGGGAAATCCCATTGTTAGAGCAATAAAAATAGCTATTATAACCATTATAGGCAATGCTACCAATAAACCTATTCCTGCTACAAAGAGATCAAGAGCCCTGGAATAAGCTTTAGGAGTTGCTATATTGAAAGAAATTTCATAATATTGACAAAATTTATTAGCCATAGTCAAGGGGATACGACCGAGACAAGATTCAGTTACCGATGGAAGGTAACGCACAAAAATATTATTGCGAGTATCCCGAAGTTGTCTGAAGACCTTCATAAGCTCTGGATTATCTACTTTATCACGGTCAGCAACAATAATAGTACTAAGATGAGGAGTTTTTTCTATGAAAGATTGAATTGACGACGGGGTAGGATTTATATAGCCTATGACATGTATTTTATTAGATACAGCTTCTGATATTTCTTTAAATAAATCTGCCCAATGTTCTTCTTTCCCTATAACGAGAGTATGTTCTACAGGTGTGGTATTGCGTACGAACCATTCAATCAATACGTGGAAAAATGCAATAACAATGAGAGATGTTATTATAACGCCAATCATAGCAATACGTGGCAACCGTGTGGGAAAAAATAAAATAAGCGGAATGGAAATTACATAACCTGCAATAGTTCCAGCACAGGTGGAAAGTATAATTTTTTCGAGAGAGCGATGCATCCCAAATTCATACGACTTAGAAGCATAAAGCGCAAGTAAAACACAGAGCATAACCCATCCATATTGGAAAAAAAGAATAGCAGTCCCCTTTTTTATCCAAACTAAAACTAAAGATAGACAACATAAAATGATTGCATCACCTAAAAAAGTTGCGTATCGAATTCTTCGAAGATGTTGCATAAGTGGTGTCACTGGGTCACCTTCTTTTTTTAGCAAACCACTGTATTGTACGTTCAAGTCCTTCTCGCATGGTTACTATTGGTGAGTAGCCAAGCTCACGTTTAGCGAATGCGAGGGAAGCATAAGAATGACGAATATCACCTGGCCGGGAAGGTAGATAATTTGGCTCTGCTGTTGTGGAAAGATGTACTTTCTCAGAAATTATTCCGTCAATAATGGCAGAAAGCTCATTAAGGGAG
Coding sequences within:
- a CDS encoding sugar transferase; the encoded protein is MLKKEGDPVTPLMQHLRRIRYATFLGDAIILCCLSLVLVWIKKGTAILFFQYGWVMLCVLLALYASKSYEFGMHRSLEKIILSTCAGTIAGYVISIPLILFFPTRLPRIAMIGVIITSLIVIAFFHVLIEWFVRNTTPVEHTLVIGKEEHWADLFKEISEAVSNKIHVIGYINPTPSSIQSFIEKTPHLSTIIVADRDKVDNPELMKVFRQLRDTRNNIFVRYLPSVTESCLGRIPLTMANKFCQYYEISFNIATPKAYSRALDLFVAGIGLLVALPIMVIIAIFIALTMGFPIIFTQQRIGLYGEPFTIHKFRTMTAKKSNRATFADQDQERITTLGQILRKTRLDELPQLWDVLIGKMSLIGPRPEQPEFVKDFIKVIPFYNYRHRIRPGITGWAQVNYSYSASIEETKKKLEYDLYYLKNQSLLLDLQIVLRTIETMLGMRGAR
- a CDS encoding GDP-mannose 4,6-dehydratase; this encodes ALIYGDGENTRDFCYIDNVVQANLLAATTKNKNAFGLSFNVASGNHLSLNELSAIIDGIISEKVHLSTTAEPNYLPSRPGDIRHSYASLAFAKRELGYSPIVTMREGLERTIQWFAKKRR
- a CDS encoding glycosyltransferase family 2 protein; the protein is MDLVSIIMPCYNSEQTISQSIDSVLEQTYPQWELIIIDDNSTDSSYSLVSEKSKQDDRIKLLRNNTNLGAAFSRNRAIEKANGRYIAFLDSDDIWLPDKLKKQISFMKDTRAVLSYTSYKIFRNNNILSVVHARPYTNYKQLLKYNHIGCLTAVYDAFLIGKQYMPTIRKRQDYALWLKILNQGHVAQGLDVPLALYRTGSRDSISHKKFNLLGYQWYLYHHLEKCNIFYSSFYMLTSSIYSLQKRFLKNIYS